GTTTTTTTGAAACagaacattgaaaaataaaattaatagatAGAACATATATAGGCCAGCTTTAAAACATCTGCGAAATCTCGGACGATCGGTAGGCAACTGCCTCCTAAAACTCctcttttaatttgatattgtttataagacataaactcatgaaaatacattttaaatgtttgtttattagaaagatatactgatttaGAATAGGAAAACTATACAAAACGGACCGCGAGATTTCGATCAGTTGCAAATCTGTTAATTATTTCTCTGATATGATTACTAATGATTATTTGTTGATCACTCAGTCATCGTAACTATATTGGTCCATTTGTGTGATCTTTCAACGATCGATATATAGTTGTCTTCTCCATGGCAAGTTGGTTTTGATGGTATATTAAATTCCATTTCTATACACTCTCAATCAGATTGAAGCATGTTTATTTCTTCAATCGATACttattttctacactttaaTAACTATTTATAGAACCTTTAAATAAACACAACTAAAATGTGCAGTTTTGTAgtacaaaatgtatttaaaaaaaaataattctatacTCATTTTATTCTGCATATCACTGTTTTTCGACAATTATTACATATTCAGTTGGAGTCAATAGGATCTCATCCTAACAGTAAGGCTTATGACTAAATGACCTTTGAGATGAAAAGGATGATTTAAAATACGGCCACAAGTAAATAGATCacaaatttttttggaatttttgttACATATTGCATGTACTTAATCTTTAATATATGTATCCTTATATAATCTCCTTTTATTCTAAATAAGATAATTAAAGGGaagatttatattataaatgaaaataatacacAGTATCACATccaatccccgtagacttttagCTCTGCCTAACAATTGAAAGTCTTTAAAATACACGAGCGCTCTTAGGTAAAGTTTTCTCCTTCAGCTGATCAAAGTATTTAgtcgaaatatatatatatatatatgtgtaaaagattttctgaaaaatacaaagTTGGCCTCATCCTTTTTAAACTGATGCATCCTTTTTggtatatcaatttttaacgataaatatctcacctgttaGATAAGAAACACTTTATATAAAAGTGGGTATACACTCGGCAGACAacggtctatcatttggtatatataattttttatgaaattgcaTCTTAGGTGGGTGCAAAAATGTCACCTTAGCACTGGTATGATTATCCGGCACTGtgtttttatttgtaagttGTATCTCAACGAATGTTATTTCTGATTGCTACTTTTTTCCTAACCTGGTGAGATTTTGATGATGAATAATATCACGTGATATGTAAAAGGGTCTTTTTCAGCCTGCTTATTTTCTTCATGTATATTTCCTCTCTTAATTATAATCAGTCCCacttattttatcaatttttgttcaTTGCAAGAATATAGTAGCAAAGcagaacaaaattaatttttactgAGTATACAAAATTATCGATAATGCTccaattatttaaggaataaggaatcattctttgagtattatgaggtgataatttcggtcggggcgtgatcaaatccaataaagcccgaagggctttacgaaagatttgatcacgccccgaccgaagtTATCAtctcattattttcaaataatgattccttattacttatgttttataaattttcagccgttgtacgattaaatataaagaagcaaaccccgctggctcCCCAAtttatacgtcatttgaagttatgggttatatagtacaaaaatcgatacgtagtgttatcacaggcaaagacactggaaatgtaaaaataatattaaatatgcAGCAATCGAAGCTATTCACACTAATCAAGGTTGTATGTGTTTAAAAAGTTGCTTGTATATGAATTTTTACCTCCGCGCTAACCTAATGTTACcctaatattacatgtatgtaatgttaAACAatcagtatttcttttttaacctATGAATACTAAGATAGATTGCCTCTTCTAATGAtaatcagaattaaggcaaaataaattaaatttctatAGTTCGTCTTAATATAGTAAAGTGTTGAATGATCCTAGAACATTGTACATTGTACCTTATAACTGATCAATTGTTGTAACGATgcttcaaaatttaataaatggaATTGTGAGGACaaattgagattaaaaaaattctCGTATTAATGCATTTGAAACAACTGCTTAACAATCcaataaaaatgatacaaaaaagtGTTTTATTTACCCTTCCTTGctttttaaattagaattataGAGTGCAggtttttaaaagcatttttctctCATTGCATTTCATCAGTTAGATacatacgagggtcaatcaaaaaatacgaagacttttgtcatagctatgttacttaacgtcatatcattacttaatttggtagacataatttagcaatagtttcaaacagtttgcaagaaaaaagttaataaaattctttatttctaaaaattatttagaatctaatcttgcaaaaatgacgtcacggcgcacggtcaaaatttgtgttatgacaacaataaacatttaatgttgaaagtaatatctctataaattgggcttaaaaccaaataatattgaaacctcaaattaagtatagtcatgatattctatgtaccaaataatgacgggatatattgCTTTGTCTAACAGATATTAGttactaaagacagatagtcctctttagaattgactaaaaacatcgacgtcgccggacgtcacggcgcaacaaGAAGTACAAACAGAATGGAtttaactcaggaaaaagccgatacaagctgtgaaaatgctcaatggtacaaaaaataagtcaacaattattttcaagtttGCGTtatactgtaataaattttgtggagGTGGTGGATATTGTTTTTTGAATATAATCAGtacgaaagagagtagaatatctgtaaatatttggtcataaAATAAGTAATGTCAAacgacgttcagggttatctTTACCGTAAACCaagagatacacggttagaaaatgaaaactttgaagaactaactaatgattctcgaacaaatgtgtgaaaataagatgttaagtggttcagtgccattttaaattgtaagaagaaaggcacaagagactaagcgtgatataaagaaggggtatatctataaactgtgcgtgtttgatcttgacgtcatgttttgaacattaccgtgcgccgtggtgacaaaacatgttgtttttaaaaaggggtaacaaaaataccgtttcatgaaatggactaaaactttgcatatcaataacataactgttggtgcacagattaatctgtttaGTTTGacttacatgaaaaatatatgatagacagccacattgtcttcgtattttttgattgaccctcgtataaaAAAGTATAAGTATACAAAATATAGATATGCATAGTTAGTTATATATAGTTATTTATTTCGATTTTACAACCTATTTCCCACATAAAAAGTTATCGTAGtatttattatttctatgatacttttttaatctATAGCTATCATATTCCACGGAAACAGAATATACGTAGATTtcgagaaaaatatatattatcacattttcctgtttttcaaccatattttcaattattcacTTATTTCCTGTATTTATCTTCCTTCCTTATTCATTATGTTTTGTACAATTTCCTCTAAGCAggatttatgaaattaattgaaCATTGATTACAACTACTTTTGAGTTTGAATAAAATgtctaaatgaaaataaagttttccTATGGATTCAAATTTCAGTTCTGATAATTCAATTAACTGATAAGGACTGGGAAAGAACAGcatataaaatttctaaaaacacCACCATTACATGTTTTGGATAAATTAGTTATAAATAGAATTTGACTAATCTGGAAATTGTACATAAATATCGTTTTATTAGTAGCacagtatatatacattataataTATCATTACATTGCATTGGAAGCAGGTCATTGACATGCGTATTAAGTATTTTAAAGAGCCGTTCATTTTTCTGCATATCAGAATTTAAACTGAATTCTGcaagaaacaaaaaatgtgcaaaCGAAATCCTGAAAATGCAAAGTAGgtattttcaatttgatttaaaaagttttatttgaataagACATTCAATTgttatgttttatcttttatttcttttatagagttTCTAGTGAGTGTTGCTATGGTCACATATTCAATGGATCAAATTGTATAGGTAACATTATGTctcatttatcattataaatcaCCCTTTTGCATAATATCCTTTTCTCAAATTTGATAACAAGATATCAGATCAAATGTAACAAATAGCCAAGTTATCTTTTGTCTTCTATACATCTTATATTTCCTTAATGTATGaaggaaaagaaaaatcaaGCTTGATAACAATAAAGGTTGAGTTAtagaaaacattaatttatctattGCATATCTACTTAATCAATAATTGGCAGTATCTTAAATGATTCGATctaagtaaaaatgtattaacattagATGTTTGAAactgtatttttataatgttattCAACATTCTTGTATgtcttgttttttgttattatataatatcttcATACGCTTTTACCTAAGTAAAAATGATGAATGCTTTCAGTTTGTGCAGATGGCTTCACAGGACAAAACTGCAGAGATACATGTGATGACACATTTTATGGCAGGTTATGCAGTTTTAGATGCAACTGTACCAAAGAGAATTGCCATCACATATATGGATGcgaaacaggtacatgtataattaatcgAAAAAGTTTTATGTCaaactcaaattttattttgacgatattgcCTAAAGATcttataacaatatatttttagatgaaagtCGAAGGTTCAGTATCTCAACAAATACGGTTGAGCTTTCTAAACTCCCTGAGGCAACAACTCAATATACAGATGATTTTCAATCCTTATATATAAACTCTAGACCAGACTCACCACTGACAAAAATGCAATCTACTGTCACGAAATATTTTCAACAAGGAATCGCTGTAGATAGCGCCAATGATACAAGTGTCAAAACTTCCACTATTACACAATTTACTACATCAGATAATTTTTCGGGGAACAACAATTTAATTATAGTTATTGGTGGTCTGATAGCATTTTTTCTTTGCGTGCTCAGCATACAGGCTTGTATAAAACTGCGTATATGTCAAAAGCGAAAAACAGGACGGGTGACTAAGCAACAACAGCCTTTCATATATGAAGAAACATATGAAGAAATCAACGAAGTGCAGGAAGCaacatttacaaattataaCGATAAAGCTAATAGCTCTCAACAGACAGGAAAATACAACGAACTGGAAAACGTAAAACGAGATTCAATTATGTCATACAAGAACATTGACAATAAGTCAAAACGCCAATACATTGACGGTGGTATGATCGAGAAATGCGATGAATTAGGTTCGTCTTTGCTCAGTTACGATTCAAATGAAAGTTGTAACGCTTATTTAAAACCTATGAATAATACAGTTGAAAAGCACACAAATTTTAAGGTAATCGACACCAATGAAAAACCAGAAAACTTGAATGAGGATTGTCTGGTAAAGACTACTGAAGACGTAAAATTGTGTCCACATAACATAGAGGCATTGCATGatataaatattgatgaaaacgGACAAAGTTCCCGTGATCTTAGCGACAATACATACTTGGATGTTATAAATGAGAAGAATGTAGAGCACAACTATTCAGGTGAAAACCTTAAAGTTCATGACGAGATGAGTGACAATACATACTTAGATGTTATAGATGAATCTTCAGATAAAGATGCactggagagaaaaaaaaaatgatatgaggAAATTGACGGAACAAGACATATAAACAATTCTAAGTAACATAATTTAACAGGAGATAGCTAAGGAAAAACGACAAAGTTCAGGCTGCAAATATGCTTCGAAATGGTTGTTTTACGTTACAGCTGTAAAACATCAACGCTTGGCTCCAACACTCCGATCctgtatataatgaaaaatgaaatgattaacTAAGCTTTTGCATTAAACAGTTGTCTATGTATCAATGTTAACAAAGGATAACTTTATATTGACGTTGTGGAAACAAAAAGTCGTaattcaaaaatggcacattgaaCATGTTCAGATCGTATGGATCAGTTATGTTGAAATGTTGCTCATTGGACGTAAATCTCTGCAATATCAAAGATCAAAAATATAAGTACTGTCCCCAATCAAATTTTTGCCAAAACATATATGTAGTTTTACACCGAACACTTACAGGCATAATGTTACGTTAAATTTATCGTACACAATATTGCAAGATCACTAGTAGTAGATAAAATTTACTAAGCTACATATATAAATCGCacgttaagaaaaaaaaccttaagcCATCATTGGATTTCATCACGCCTCGACCGTAATGATcaccttataatattcaaacaatGATTTAGGATTTCTAATATTACACTTTTAACAATTGAaggaataaatattaaaatattgactTTTGACGTCATTTCCATTACGTTTATTTCTCCACCTACTGAGTTCACTCCAACAGTGTGCCATTTGCGTCACCGATAAAATGTATCAAACTATTCGTTTCAAATctgatttatatagatgtagttatcacaggcaaagacactggaaattGAAAATAGTTAATATAAAAACAGATAATATATTAAAGCTTATTGTCAATGAAGACTGTTATTAGAGGAAAACCATACTTTATATAAGTTTATAAGTGTATAATATAATGTCTATCAAATTGGACTTTAGAAAGGTTGATTAGAAATTTCTCCACAATTGTATCCTTTATTAGACCTCATTTAAATGCCTCATTTGTTTTCGAAATCTCCTTAATACAAGCCGCTTTTTTCCATGAGGAAACAGCATTCATGTTTTCCAAATTATAAACTTTTGTAGTATACAAAAATGTTCGCATGACTTAGTGGactaaaatacaaaaaaccccataaaaaatcaaaacaataaaaaacgaAAATGATTTTGTATACGTATTCAATATAAAGTATACGTTATAGCCAGCAAATACACACACCTACATAAATCATGTTTTGAAGTTGAGTGTCATATCATTTAGTttacagaaaaattaatttaaatacacTGTACAACAGGATTTGTTACTTATCTCTATGTTTTGTCAAAGTAATGTTTCTGAAACAAATGTCATAGTAATCaataaaacaattcaattttatttgtatttttacacaAAGTACTTTCATATGCATGTGTATTGACGGtattacttgatttttttttatcatgagtTCCCCTGAAACTATTATGAGTAAATTGGTTTCTTCAatacattatttacaatgtttatagaaataataatttaaagtcGATATATAATGTAGATAAAGTCAACCTAAAACCATCATATATTATCTATCATATTATCTATCACTTCAGTTCAAATGGTTGACAGATAAATAGGCAGACGGGTTGACATGTAGACAGTTCGATAAGTTTACAAcctaatataaaaaagaatacaattCAAGTTCTATTTTCATTTATTGGTAATCATTATTAACTTATCAACTTGTCGACCCGTCGACCTGTCAATCGGTCTACCTGTCAACCTTTCAACACGTCTACCTGTCGAACTGTCTATCTATCAACCTGTCAATCCATCTGCCTGTCAATTCCTCAACCTGTCGACCTGTCAACCCGTCGAATTGTCAACCCATCGATCTGTCGACCCGTTGAACTTTCAACCTGTCATCCTATCGACCTGTCAACCGGGGGATCTGTCATTCCGTTGAATTTCATTTCCAATCTTATTGTTTTGTCATTTTccattgtattaatttataaaacattttttggtcCTTTGGTAATTTAAACATCATAACAATAATTGATCTTTTTAACTAC
The nucleotide sequence above comes from Magallana gigas chromosome 2, xbMagGiga1.1, whole genome shotgun sequence. Encoded proteins:
- the LOC105334851 gene encoding uncharacterized protein, with protein sequence MCKRNPENAKVSSECCYGHIFNGSNCIVCADGFTGQNCRDTCDDTFYGRLCSFRCNCTKENCHHIYGCETDESRRFSISTNTVELSKLPEATTQYTDDFQSLYINSRPDSPLTKMQSTVTKYFQQGIAVDSANDTSVKTSTITQFTTSDNFSGNNNLIIVIGGLIAFFLCVLSIQACIKLRICQKRKTGRVTKQQQPFIYEETYEEINEVQEATFTNYNDKANSSQQTGKYNELENVKRDSIMSYKNIDNKSKRQYIDGGMIEKCDELGSSLLSYDSNESCNAYLKPMNNTVEKHTNFKVIDTNEKPENLNEDCLVKTTEDVKLCPHNIEALHDINIDENGQSSRDLSDNTYLDVINEKNVEHNYSGENLKVHDEMSDNTYLDVIDESSDKDALERKKK